A stretch of Lysinibacillus agricola DNA encodes these proteins:
- a CDS encoding DUF2332 domain-containing protein: protein MLAKLSKQFRTFAKNECENSSPLYEHLANKIADDEELLKVATFIPQGQPVPNLLLAGVQYLLSPSKDDLVYFYPSLTTTTRPIKEVYPVFKAFVLSHSDELKALFQEKLVQTNEIRRCSYLYPMMTEIYERHKKPLALLEIGASAGLQLGMDQYNYCYNQQLHINNSNNAFVLSSENRGQPLPASISNAPVVCKRVGIDLNPIDIHNEEELQWLQALIWPEHQERRLLLNQALPILKELDLQLIKGDAIKLIKDIVRDINEDAMLVVYHTHVANQIPLELRLELIEQLKEISMERPLYHCYNNLFDMQLHQDFIDQGDIESIRIMERPDGHARWFKWSNNK, encoded by the coding sequence ATGTTAGCTAAATTAAGTAAGCAATTCCGTACTTTTGCAAAAAATGAATGCGAAAACTCAAGTCCACTGTATGAACATTTAGCCAATAAGATTGCCGATGATGAGGAACTATTAAAAGTTGCAACATTTATACCTCAAGGACAACCTGTACCTAATTTATTATTAGCTGGAGTTCAGTATTTACTGTCACCATCAAAAGATGATTTAGTTTATTTTTATCCATCCTTAACAACAACAACAAGGCCCATAAAGGAAGTGTATCCTGTTTTTAAAGCATTCGTTTTGTCGCATTCAGATGAATTGAAAGCTTTATTTCAAGAAAAACTTGTTCAGACTAATGAAATTCGCCGTTGTTCTTACCTTTATCCGATGATGACAGAAATTTATGAACGCCACAAAAAGCCATTAGCTTTACTAGAAATCGGTGCAAGTGCAGGACTTCAACTTGGAATGGATCAATACAATTACTGCTATAATCAACAGCTTCACATAAACAATTCTAATAATGCTTTCGTTTTGTCCTCAGAAAATCGAGGACAGCCGCTTCCAGCTTCTATTTCAAATGCTCCAGTTGTTTGTAAGCGGGTGGGCATCGATTTAAATCCTATTGATATTCATAATGAGGAAGAGCTCCAATGGCTCCAAGCATTAATTTGGCCAGAGCATCAAGAACGCAGACTTTTGTTAAATCAAGCGCTCCCTATTTTAAAAGAGCTCGATTTACAACTGATAAAAGGAGATGCCATTAAACTTATAAAAGATATTGTTAGAGATATTAATGAAGATGCGATGTTAGTTGTTTATCATACACACGTGGCTAATCAAATCCCATTGGAATTACGCCTTGAACTAATTGAACAGTTAAAAGAGATAAGCATGGAACGACCTCTCTACCATTGTTATAACAATTTATTTGATATGCAACTGCACCAGGATTTTATTGATCAAGGAGATATAGAATCTATACGTATAATGGAACGCCCTGATGGCCATGCTCGTTGGTTCAAGTGGTCCAACAATAAATAA
- a CDS encoding LysR family transcriptional regulator, with product MDYKWIQSFVVAAKSCNFRMAAEKLNLSQPSITVHIHQLEQFLNVKLFKREKNRVLLTEAGQLFLIEAQQIIHQWDKSIERFQLATKGIEEKLIIAMTPLMVETILPHVIYQFINENPSIEISILVEDSAKIEDLINSDKAHIGISLLPTRYRHWHQELLVESPLELVIPLDAFDDETGAYIEYEELFQTYTLFTNHHPTIWKELLHKLQEKYVVTKQVSISQSYVVKRLIKDGLGMSFLPRMIVRRERMEGRFNIVPFEEIALPSVPVYLFYKDSVEIPEELLCLFQTRDYL from the coding sequence TTGGATTATAAATGGATACAGTCTTTTGTAGTTGCAGCTAAATCTTGTAATTTTCGAATGGCAGCAGAAAAGTTGAATTTATCGCAACCAAGTATCACTGTTCATATTCATCAGTTAGAACAATTTTTGAATGTTAAATTATTTAAACGTGAAAAAAACCGTGTGCTATTAACGGAGGCAGGGCAGCTTTTTCTAATTGAAGCTCAGCAAATCATCCATCAATGGGATAAAAGTATTGAACGTTTTCAGTTAGCTACTAAAGGAATTGAAGAAAAGCTAATTATTGCAATGACGCCATTAATGGTGGAAACGATATTGCCTCATGTTATTTATCAGTTTATTAATGAAAATCCTTCTATCGAAATATCTATTTTAGTGGAAGATTCAGCAAAAATTGAGGATTTAATAAATAGTGATAAGGCGCATATTGGTATTTCATTATTGCCAACGCGTTATCGACATTGGCACCAAGAGCTTCTTGTAGAGAGCCCTCTAGAATTGGTTATTCCATTAGATGCTTTCGATGATGAGACAGGAGCTTATATTGAATATGAGGAATTATTTCAAACCTACACTTTATTTACAAACCATCATCCAACTATTTGGAAGGAGCTATTACATAAACTACAGGAAAAATATGTAGTTACAAAACAAGTGTCCATATCTCAATCCTATGTGGTAAAACGCTTAATAAAAGATGGATTAGGCATGTCATTTTTACCACGAATGATTGTTAGAAGAGAGCGAATGGAAGGGCGGTTTAACATTGTTCCCTTCGAAGAAATAGCATTACCAAGTGTTCCTGTATATCTTTTTTATAAGGATTCAGTAGAAATTCCAGAAGAGTTACTATGTTTATTTCAGACGAGGGATTATTTGTAA
- a CDS encoding DUF6241 domain-containing protein, with protein MQIISHQKIIADEKESSILITPERIETLLQMVEENKDGYEHSDKYLDILNRWKQGDFKSVDKDHNDMWFIQGTKEGGIATGITTKEQEKDYIFQVFGIPIEKQS; from the coding sequence ATACAAATAATTTCACATCAAAAGATTATTGCAGATGAGAAAGAATCATCCATTTTGATTACACCGGAAAGAATTGAAACTTTACTGCAAATGGTAGAGGAAAATAAAGATGGATACGAACACAGTGATAAATATTTAGATATATTAAATCGTTGGAAACAAGGTGATTTTAAATCTGTTGATAAAGACCATAATGATATGTGGTTTATTCAAGGAACAAAAGAAGGTGGTATAGCCACTGGTATTACTACAAAAGAACAAGAGAAAGATTATATATTCCAAGTCTTTGGTATTCCAATAGAAAAGCAGAGTTAA
- a CDS encoding response regulator transcription factor, translating into MRILMVEDHEDVNAMLTELFEQADYQVTSVMDGVEGQRAFLQNEFDLVLLDIMLPFKSGDKLLKEIRAISDVPVVMISAKDLVSTKIDLLRLGADDYITKPFDLGEVLARVESILRRVKKQVTPMKQLQFKDIVLDDVAKRVTVSGEEVLLTAKEYLLLELFMRNQEKVFTKANLYESIWQEEYLGDEHIIKIHISNLRHKLKTKNPQADYIETLRGLGYRLRP; encoded by the coding sequence TTGAGAATTTTAATGGTTGAGGATCATGAAGATGTAAATGCAATGTTAACAGAATTGTTTGAGCAAGCAGATTATCAGGTAACAAGTGTAATGGATGGAGTAGAAGGTCAGCGGGCATTTCTGCAAAATGAGTTTGATCTTGTGCTTCTTGATATTATGCTTCCCTTTAAAAGTGGGGATAAATTACTAAAAGAAATTCGCGCTATTTCGGATGTGCCTGTTGTCATGATTTCAGCTAAAGATTTAGTGTCAACAAAAATTGATTTGCTTCGTTTAGGAGCGGACGATTATATTACGAAACCTTTTGACCTTGGTGAGGTTCTTGCCCGTGTTGAATCTATCTTACGTCGTGTTAAAAAACAAGTTACACCAATGAAGCAACTACAATTTAAGGATATAGTACTGGATGATGTCGCTAAGCGAGTGACAGTGAGTGGTGAAGAGGTCTTGCTAACTGCAAAGGAATATTTATTGCTCGAATTGTTTATGAGAAACCAAGAGAAAGTATTCACAAAAGCAAATTTATATGAATCCATTTGGCAGGAAGAATATTTAGGAGATGAACATATTATTAAAATCCATATTAGTAATCTTCGACATAAATTAAAGACAAAAAATCCACAGGCGGATTATATCGAGACGCTTCGAGGGCTTGGTTATCGTCTACGTCCATAA
- a CDS encoding LLM class flavin-dependent oxidoreductase — MEKYRIDQSKGIEFGLYSLGDHIPNPLTGERISAQQRIQELIEASQLAEQAGIDVFGVGESHQSYFTTQAHTVVLGAIAQATSKIKLASSATVLSVSDPVRVYEDFATIDLISDGRAEIVAGRGSRVGAYQLLGVDLQDYEEIFEEKLELLKKINENELVTWEGQFRAPLHNAQILPQPKNGSLPIWRAVGGPPASAIKAGYMGIPMMLTTLGGPAVNFKPSVDAYKEAAERSGFDPKELPIATTSLFYVADTTKEALQGMYPHLNGGFQAIRGGGYPKQQFAQAPDTRDALMVGSKEQIIEKLLYQYELYGMQRFMAQIDFGGVPFDKLMKNIEIIGNDILPAIKKYTAK; from the coding sequence ATGGAAAAATATCGCATTGATCAATCGAAAGGCATCGAATTTGGTCTGTATTCATTAGGGGATCATATTCCAAACCCATTAACAGGTGAACGTATTTCAGCTCAGCAACGAATCCAAGAGCTAATTGAAGCAAGTCAGCTAGCAGAGCAAGCAGGTATTGATGTATTCGGTGTTGGCGAAAGTCACCAATCGTACTTTACTACACAGGCACATACGGTTGTTTTAGGAGCAATCGCACAAGCTACTTCAAAAATCAAATTAGCAAGCTCGGCAACGGTACTGAGTGTCTCTGATCCAGTACGTGTATATGAGGATTTTGCGACGATTGATTTAATTTCAGATGGACGTGCAGAAATTGTTGCAGGGCGTGGCTCTCGAGTTGGTGCCTATCAATTACTAGGCGTTGATTTACAGGATTATGAAGAGATTTTTGAGGAAAAATTAGAGCTGCTGAAAAAAATAAATGAAAATGAGCTTGTCACTTGGGAAGGTCAATTTCGTGCACCACTTCACAATGCGCAAATTTTGCCACAACCTAAAAATGGATCGTTGCCAATTTGGCGGGCTGTCGGAGGACCACCTGCAAGTGCCATTAAAGCAGGCTATATGGGCATCCCAATGATGTTGACGACATTAGGCGGTCCAGCTGTTAATTTTAAACCTTCAGTAGATGCCTACAAGGAAGCAGCAGAGCGAAGTGGCTTTGATCCGAAAGAGTTACCGATTGCTACAACAAGCCTATTCTATGTTGCTGATACGACGAAAGAGGCGCTACAAGGGATGTATCCACATTTAAATGGCGGTTTCCAAGCAATTCGTGGCGGGGGTTATCCAAAGCAGCAGTTTGCGCAAGCGCCAGATACACGCGACGCCTTAATGGTCGGAAGTAAGGAACAGATTATTGAAAAGCTACTGTATCAATACGAGCTATATGGCATGCAGCGATTTATGGCACAAATTGATTTTGGCGGTGTGCCATTCGATAAATTAATGAAAAATATTGAAATCATAGGGAACGATATTCTACCTGCTATCAAAAAATATACAGCAAAATAA
- a CDS encoding immunity protein TriTu family protein, with amino-acid sequence MEESENILKDFEEWFVTVGKSSLISPSSLNIEHILHPNGNHYYCLKIDFESKNSIARLTLWEEKSVYLEAIDLKNAKNFINENYFFSDLNELINKVLQFIKQLNDKEQNAQAK; translated from the coding sequence ATGGAGGAAAGTGAAAATATTTTAAAAGATTTTGAAGAATGGTTTGTTACAGTAGGTAAGTCGTCATTAATATCTCCTAGTTCATTGAACATCGAACATATACTTCATCCAAATGGTAATCACTATTATTGTTTAAAAATAGATTTCGAAAGTAAAAATTCTATTGCAAGATTAACACTTTGGGAAGAGAAATCAGTGTATTTAGAAGCTATAGATTTGAAAAATGCTAAAAATTTTATTAATGAAAACTATTTTTTTTCAGATTTAAATGAATTAATAAACAAAGTGCTGCAATTTATAAAACAACTAAATGATAAAGAGCAAAACGCGCAAGCAAAGTAG
- a CDS encoding MarR family winged helix-turn-helix transcriptional regulator → MRKHTLGSLTWIRMMRFTNQSNQSSNEFLKRFDLTTAQFDVLIQIKTYAPLTQSQLAEKVTVTQGGISRMLARLEKEGLIERKQNWKTKTISLTAKGEQMIDAATPSQLHFQSSFFEEVLTEEEMKTLYTLMSKLEKHSREKKLPPA, encoded by the coding sequence ATGCGAAAACACACGCTTGGATCACTGACTTGGATTCGGATGATGCGCTTTACAAATCAAAGTAACCAATCATCCAATGAATTTTTAAAACGCTTTGACTTAACGACTGCACAATTTGATGTCCTGATACAAATAAAGACATATGCACCGTTAACGCAATCACAGCTAGCAGAGAAAGTGACAGTCACGCAAGGGGGTATATCTCGGATGCTTGCTCGTCTTGAAAAAGAGGGACTTATTGAGCGCAAACAAAATTGGAAGACCAAAACAATCTCGCTCACTGCTAAAGGCGAACAGATGATTGATGCAGCGACACCAAGTCAGCTTCACTTTCAATCCTCATTTTTTGAAGAAGTATTAACAGAAGAAGAAATGAAAACTTTATATACACTTATGTCAAAATTAGAAAAGCATAGTCGTGAAAAAAAATTACCACCAGCGTGA
- a CDS encoding ABC transporter permease — translation MFNLVRAYLYKTTKSKIFWVLLALTTFSAIGMFSIAYGIGNNSINESISNVGFLLSDMNTMTIVGAVLATILICSDFDTKNIHHPIISGFARIQIVVSKAIVFWILLIVLVSPYIIVTIIGLSMDSTFSMGGKAAGYLSILTLTTTGSFGEYVTIMITMAIVYLAQLTVCILLAFALRKSVLVVAAYYMMSMFFGQVASFQNSFEIMNKILSFTPYAAEYITINLSMSKGDMMSAISICVIFIIVVMYLTFMTFRKAEIR, via the coding sequence ATGTTTAATTTAGTACGTGCTTACCTCTATAAAACAACTAAATCCAAAATATTTTGGGTCTTACTGGCTCTTACAACCTTTTCTGCAATAGGAATGTTTAGTATTGCATATGGCATTGGCAATAACTCCATAAATGAAAGCATCAGCAACGTTGGTTTTTTATTATCTGATATGAATACGATGACAATAGTAGGCGCAGTACTTGCCACTATACTTATTTGTTCAGATTTTGACACAAAAAATATCCATCATCCGATTATAAGCGGGTTTGCAAGAATCCAAATCGTCGTAAGTAAAGCGATTGTTTTCTGGATCTTACTTATAGTTCTTGTAAGTCCTTATATCATAGTGACAATAATTGGGCTATCAATGGACAGCACGTTTAGTATGGGCGGGAAAGCAGCAGGTTACTTAAGTATTTTAACGTTGACTACTACTGGCAGCTTCGGCGAATACGTAACAATAATGATCACCATGGCAATTGTCTATCTTGCCCAGTTAACGGTTTGTATTTTACTAGCATTTGCTTTAAGAAAATCTGTGCTTGTAGTAGCTGCGTATTATATGATGTCAATGTTCTTTGGGCAGGTAGCAAGCTTCCAAAACTCATTTGAGATTATGAATAAAATATTATCCTTTACACCATATGCAGCGGAATATATTACAATTAATTTAAGCATGAGTAAAGGTGATATGATGTCGGCCATTTCTATTTGTGTCATCTTTATAATAGTAGTGATGTATTTAACATTTATGACATTTAGAAAAGCAGAAATCAGATAA
- a CDS encoding ring-cleaving dioxygenase produces the protein MNKLSGHHHISMLTKNGKRNNDFYTKILGLRRVKKTVNQDSPSMYHLFYGDLTGAAGTELTFFEMPVAGRTVRGTNAITRIGLLVPSYDSLQYWKNRFQQLEVEHSEITTYAGKDALFFEDHEGLRMVLLNYHDHETPAHWQPWNGSEIPAEYRILGMGTVEITVRYLQRTVDLLKGLFNYTVVAEDEKETVLQSILGEALGEIVVKELEGPSEKPGRGSIHHLALRVANIEELQEWDVKIRGRGLDSTGVVDRYYFQSLYFRDRNGILFEMATDGPGFTVDSTVEDLGKELDLPPFLEEKRAEIEAILEPLD, from the coding sequence ATGAACAAACTAAGCGGACATCATCATATATCCATGCTAACGAAAAACGGCAAACGAAATAATGATTTTTATACAAAAATTCTCGGATTACGTCGTGTGAAAAAAACGGTCAACCAAGATTCGCCATCCATGTATCACTTATTTTATGGAGATTTAACAGGAGCTGCAGGTACAGAATTAACATTTTTTGAAATGCCTGTAGCAGGAAGAACAGTTCGAGGAACAAATGCTATTACACGTATTGGATTACTAGTACCAAGTTATGACAGTCTGCAATATTGGAAAAATCGCTTTCAACAGTTAGAAGTTGAACATAGTGAAATTACCACATATGCAGGTAAAGATGCATTGTTTTTTGAGGATCATGAAGGGTTACGAATGGTGCTTTTAAACTATCACGATCATGAAACACCAGCTCATTGGCAACCATGGAACGGCTCCGAAATCCCGGCAGAATATCGCATTTTAGGGATGGGTACAGTTGAGATTACAGTTCGTTATTTGCAACGAACAGTGGATTTATTAAAAGGGCTTTTTAATTACACAGTCGTTGCAGAAGATGAGAAAGAAACAGTATTGCAATCCATACTTGGTGAAGCACTTGGAGAGATTGTCGTTAAAGAATTAGAAGGGCCAAGTGAGAAACCAGGTCGAGGAAGTATACATCATCTTGCACTACGTGTCGCAAACATTGAGGAATTACAGGAATGGGATGTCAAAATTAGGGGGCGAGGCTTAGATAGTACAGGAGTAGTGGATCGTTATTACTTCCAAAGTCTTTATTTTAGAGATCGTAATGGAATTTTATTTGAAATGGCAACAGATGGCCCGGGCTTCACAGTGGATTCGACAGTAGAGGACCTTGGAAAAGAGTTAGATCTTCCGCCATTTTTAGAAGAAAAACGCGCAGAAATTGAAGCCATTCTAGAACCACTAGATTAA
- a CDS encoding Imm51 family immunity protein, translating to MGILGDVFLDEKMPELKGIVKFDSEASMFCAYSFDKKALEKFAISFKNTCEDESTITDLFSRAELD from the coding sequence TTGGGAATCCTTGGCGATGTCTTTCTTGACGAAAAAATGCCCGAATTAAAAGGTATTGTCAAGTTTGATTCGGAAGCTAGCATGTTTTGTGCCTATTCCTTCGATAAAAAAGCATTAGAGAAGTTTGCTATTTCATTTAAAAATACATGTGAAGATGAATCTACTATTACGGATTTATTTTCTCGTGCAGAATTAGATTGA
- a CDS encoding DUF1450 domain-containing protein, which translates to MVFSLFKKKKEPQQLKNRVEFCITNLSLGAADAYDVLIERSDIEIEESGCTSHCEICEQGIFAIVNGEVVTADDAEVLVQAIDEELKQNPLY; encoded by the coding sequence ATGGTATTTTCTCTTTTTAAGAAAAAGAAAGAGCCGCAGCAGTTGAAAAATAGAGTAGAGTTTTGTATCACAAATTTATCACTAGGTGCAGCGGATGCCTATGATGTATTAATTGAAAGATCCGATATTGAAATTGAGGAATCTGGCTGTACATCACACTGTGAAATTTGTGAGCAAGGTATTTTCGCCATCGTCAATGGAGAAGTTGTCACAGCGGATGATGCAGAGGTGCTTGTACAAGCAATAGATGAAGAGCTGAAACAAAATCCTCTTTATTAA
- a CDS encoding sensor histidine kinase: MWIVAIVVIVGLLFYIFYIQRQLRLMNVQLSQRIHEQYTQPISVELLNKEVNQLVANINRILIESQKSRSYIKREEKYYKEMISNISHDFRTPLTAIKGYQQMLLKEPLTEKQLAKLEVAQKHVGRLEQLLATFFEYSYLHSNEDKPKKNRINISNIVFEAIAGAFAQFEQKGIAVNLPKFEPLIINSDEEMLLRIVQNLVRNSIMHSQGDVTIKMWLEEEHAYICFQNPIDENIQLNPNQLFDRFYTTDNSRRKNTGLGLSIVKLLAEKLGGSATAKIEDGMIEFLVCLKKNL, encoded by the coding sequence ATGTGGATCGTGGCAATTGTAGTCATTGTAGGATTACTGTTTTATATTTTTTATATACAAAGGCAACTACGATTGATGAACGTACAATTGTCACAACGTATACATGAGCAATATACGCAGCCAATTAGCGTAGAGCTATTAAACAAAGAAGTAAATCAACTCGTGGCAAATATAAATCGCATATTAATAGAATCGCAAAAATCAAGGTCATATATTAAACGGGAAGAAAAATACTATAAGGAAATGATTTCAAACATTTCTCATGATTTTCGTACGCCGCTAACTGCGATCAAGGGCTATCAACAAATGCTTTTAAAAGAACCCTTAACAGAAAAGCAGCTTGCAAAGCTTGAAGTCGCACAAAAACATGTTGGAAGACTGGAGCAATTATTAGCAACATTTTTTGAATATTCCTATTTGCATAGTAATGAAGATAAACCTAAAAAGAATCGTATTAATATATCAAATATCGTCTTTGAAGCAATTGCTGGTGCCTTTGCACAATTTGAACAAAAAGGAATAGCCGTCAACTTGCCTAAATTTGAGCCACTCATTATTAATTCTGATGAAGAAATGCTTTTACGTATTGTGCAAAACTTAGTACGAAATAGCATCATGCATTCGCAAGGTGATGTAACTATCAAGATGTGGTTAGAAGAAGAACATGCATATATCTGTTTTCAAAATCCGATTGACGAAAATATTCAACTAAATCCTAACCAACTCTTTGATCGATTTTATACAACAGATAATTCCAGACGTAAAAATACTGGTCTAGGGCTATCTATTGTCAAGCTGCTTGCAGAAAAACTAGGTGGAAGTGCAACGGCCAAAATAGAAGATGGCATGATTGAGTTTTTAGTGTGCTTAAAAAAGAATTTGTAA
- a CDS encoding NADPH-dependent FMN reductase, with the protein MKIVALAGSIIGSKTKTAISKVVEILQDKYPEHEVTLLDLAEYNMEFSDGRNYFDYDGDTKYVAETIMAADAIVIGTPTFQASIPATLKNIFDLLPVNAFRDKVVSMIVTAGTAKHYLMIEQQLKPILAYMKAHIVPTYVFIEEKDFLRKEIVNDDVLFRLERLAEDTVMVADAFAEIRAKKDAEYDF; encoded by the coding sequence ATGAAAATTGTTGCACTAGCTGGTTCAATTATTGGCTCAAAAACAAAAACAGCCATCAGTAAAGTGGTTGAAATTTTACAAGATAAATATCCAGAGCATGAAGTAACGTTACTAGATCTCGCTGAATATAATATGGAATTTAGTGATGGACGAAATTATTTTGACTATGATGGGGATACAAAATATGTGGCCGAAACAATTATGGCTGCAGATGCGATTGTCATTGGAACGCCGACATTTCAAGCTTCGATTCCGGCAACGTTGAAAAATATTTTTGATTTACTACCGGTCAATGCCTTCCGCGATAAAGTGGTAAGTATGATTGTCACAGCAGGTACAGCGAAACACTATCTAATGATCGAACAGCAGTTAAAGCCAATTCTTGCTTACATGAAAGCTCACATCGTCCCAACATATGTTTTTATAGAAGAAAAGGATTTTTTACGGAAGGAAATCGTGAATGATGATGTTCTGTTCCGCCTTGAGCGTTTAGCTGAGGATACAGTGATGGTAGCCGATGCGTTTGCAGAAATTCGTGCTAAAAAAGATGCGGAATATGATTTTTAG
- a CDS encoding SMI1/KNR4 family protein: MKFSIMKDNTSLQFTPIKNDEVEQVEGELGIVFPKELKLFLTEIGYGSFVGEEELDENCVLSPASIRDFRFRQGFFDAYPNYDVENKIIFFIGWESVPFSIELTDGEQNAVYDNEKKIANSLEEFLLKIIEDPEYFQRD; encoded by the coding sequence ATGAAATTTTCAATTATGAAAGATAATACTAGTCTTCAGTTTACCCCAATAAAAAACGATGAAGTTGAACAAGTGGAAGGTGAACTAGGTATTGTTTTTCCAAAAGAATTAAAGCTATTTTTGACGGAGATTGGTTATGGGTCTTTTGTTGGCGAAGAAGAACTAGACGAAAATTGTGTGTTAAGCCCGGCATCAATTAGAGATTTTCGATTCAGACAAGGTTTTTTTGATGCTTACCCTAACTACGATGTAGAAAATAAAATAATTTTCTTTATTGGATGGGAATCAGTGCCTTTTTCAATCGAATTAACAGATGGGGAACAAAATGCTGTCTATGATAACGAAAAAAAGATTGCAAACTCTCTTGAAGAATTTTTATTAAAGATTATCGAAGATCCTGAATACTTCCAACGGGATTAG
- a CDS encoding ATP-binding cassette domain-containing protein has protein sequence MGETILKTNQLTKTYKKQPVLHDVSIELKEGRIYGLIGENGAGKSTLMKIISGISFQTEGSFELFGKSSDKEIQQQRKRIASMIEQPAISPDMTAKGNLKYHRIMRGIPNEELEDEILQLVGLTSTNKKKAKHFSLGMKQRLGIAIALLTNPELLILDEPVNGLDPLGVVEIRLLLTRLCEERQMTILISSHNLPELYQTTTDYIIIHKGKIMKQMTQQQLDEECRHYIRMGCTAPEQCAHVLETVLKTQNFQVMPNKTIKLYDFLEDLGDVSTALFENGITLTEFSLQGDTLENYFLTLIGGERHV, from the coding sequence ATGGGGGAAACCATATTAAAAACGAATCAATTAACAAAAACATATAAAAAGCAACCAGTACTTCACGACGTATCAATCGAATTAAAAGAAGGACGTATTTATGGGCTTATTGGTGAAAATGGTGCGGGAAAATCAACCTTAATGAAGATTATTTCAGGGATTAGTTTTCAAACAGAAGGTTCATTTGAGTTATTTGGAAAATCATCTGATAAGGAAATACAGCAGCAACGAAAACGTATTGCCAGCATGATTGAACAACCAGCGATTAGTCCTGATATGACTGCAAAAGGTAACCTTAAATATCATCGTATAATGCGAGGGATTCCGAATGAGGAGCTTGAGGATGAGATACTGCAATTAGTTGGATTGACAAGTACCAACAAGAAGAAAGCGAAGCATTTTTCACTAGGAATGAAGCAACGTTTAGGCATTGCCATTGCGTTATTAACTAACCCAGAGCTTTTGATTTTAGATGAGCCAGTGAATGGGTTAGACCCTCTAGGTGTTGTTGAAATTCGTCTGCTTTTAACACGGCTTTGTGAAGAGCGACAGATGACGATTTTAATTTCGAGTCATAATTTACCAGAACTTTATCAAACGACAACTGATTATATCATTATTCATAAAGGGAAAATTATGAAACAAATGACTCAACAACAGCTCGACGAGGAGTGTAGACATTATATTCGCATGGGTTGTACAGCTCCAGAACAATGTGCACATGTATTAGAAACAGTTCTTAAAACACAAAACTTTCAAGTCATGCCTAATAAAACGATAAAATTGTATGATTTTTTAGAAGACCTTGGGGATGTGTCAACCGCATTATTTGAAAATGGGATAACACTTACGGAATTTAGTCTACAAGGAGATACATTAGAGAACTACTTCCTTACGTTAATTGGAGGTGAGCGACATGTTTAA